The Macadamia integrifolia cultivar HAES 741 unplaced genomic scaffold, SCU_Mint_v3 scaffold404, whole genome shotgun sequence genome segment agactaggagctagtttccaaaaaGAACTAGACACtcttactacaactaggaattcaaaataagataaagacttgactttatgactccaatatgaagtaggactaactaactaatagtccatatatgACTTTACAActgaccaatggcctaatgagcatttattgaattaaataacaactaattaaactagtgaattaaatctcatttttttatcttctacccatattttaggcccattaaagtggtcaatttcaaagaaaacccatgggatcaaaggcctaacacatatataacacaacccaaggcttatttacaataaaataaactcaagtgacttatctacatcaatgaGCATATTACTCTGGATGAGCCCACAAAGGAGAATTTAGATCACCACTCCAGTTTAATGTGGATCATAAAGGTGACTTCACTTCAAGACAAAGAGAGCCAATGATTGTAAGTTCCAAGGAAGAGATTCAACATAGAAAATTCTactaaaaagagtatgtatagCTGCCTGATCCAACAAAGGAAGAATTGGTGTTTAGAGTTGATCATTCATTGCACAAAATATAAGAATCAAATGTGAATCAACTTGGAAGCCATGAAagtttaaaatgtttttttcaTTATTGAAAAGCTTATTGAGTTTGTGATACCCCATCACTTCTTAGACAAGAGGGTTCCATTTCCTGGGCAACCTAGGCAACAAAGCGTCTTTCCAAATACTAGGAATGTGCTAGTCTTAATCCTAGTCTATCTTTACAATGTCAAAACACTAGCCTATAATTATAAGCTTAAGCCTAGAGATCCTTGCACCAAAGCAATTTCTGACATTAAAATGGACACCCAGTGGAAGCCATGACCTGTATTAGCGGGTCTAGTAATGATTTCCTACTGCATCTGTGGGTTGATTGGGCAATGCATGGACATGAATAGAGATTGAACATATTGGAGAGCTGAATGACCCAATTGAAAAATTCTTACATAGAAAATTTAAAATACTTGCTTGAGTGCAAAGCCCACTATTTCCATGGACGAAAGAATGAAAAGACTCAAGTATAACATAAGTAAATTGAGGAAATTATACTTCttatggttttcattcaaccccggtatgacccggtccatgtggttgtggggtcaatatgggcccgcggaactagtcaggccgaaggcctggatacctatcgttagcaaaaaaaaaaaaaggaaattacacTACTTCCTACATACAAGAGAACTGGTGGGATGAAACTTATCAATATTGAAGGAGAAGTGTCATGGGAAAGATAGACTTTTAGACACCATTTTAAATTGCCACCTCAACTTGACATTGAAtatttttgaagaaatattCTCTCCCTTAAGAGGACTAGGATGAATGTCGACAGATCTTGCTCAAAGACCAGAGGTCAAAAAATGGAACAAGGCCTGAAACAGAGGATGATAAGTGTGACCTTGACCTTCTATTTACATTGTGAGTTATAAAGGATAAGAGCACTTCCAAACTgatctttcagattctcctacTAACTGTTCTCATCACTGAACCCGGAAGATCCCACCAGTAGGCTCCATCCGGTTGCAagtaaaaggaagggaagggaaagaaagtgaaattgaTCTAACAAGAAAAAGCAAAGTTTTGTAATCATGACTAATGTAATCTCCTTAAACTCTTATCGTATTTGGTAATTATTACATACTTTTAGATGTAATCTTTATAttccttttcaaatcaaaagaattggTGGCAaggtaaagtgaaatttaataactggATTTAGAATATTTTGAAGTTAGTTAAAAAATCATGTTACGTAATGATTACAAATGTTTTCATTTTAGACGAAACCTtgacaaaatacaaaatattcATATGCAAGCATGTGAACAGATAAATTATGCACAATGATCTCTGACATCACAGGAAAATAGGGAATGGAAGATTTGAGGAAGATATCAGTTGCTAAAAATAATGgtcagaaaaaaacaaaaacaaaaacttacCTAGGGATGGAAAACAAGATCTCTGAGCTCGACAATTGACCTACATGCATTGAGTTTTGAGGATGCTAACATACTGAGCTTACTCATTTGATAGACCATGTTACTAAATTTTATTATGTTTCACTTCTTTTCTGCagataaagaaaagaattcATGCCAAAAGTCATTTCAATGTTGTAATCTTAAGCCAAGGCACCCTCCATGGACACCAAAGCAATTGCTGAGtaaataagaataaataatGGAATGACACAGGATAACCACTGCCCTGGACCTGTGTTATCTGATCATATTGGCTAGATAGGGAATTGGATAGGACCTAAATCGTGATTGGACGAGATAACCAAACCAGTTTTCTTCTTGGATCCCTTCCCAAGAAATTtggaaatttcaaattaaaaataatatgttTCTTGTGGCTTAAGTCCAAAACCCACTATTTCTATATaagaataacaaaaatattGAAGATTTTTGAGTTGCTAATGTTGAAGAGCAATGCCATGGAAAAGACATTGACTAAGACTGCCACTTCTGCATATCAAATGGATATTTTGGAAGGACAATAATCCTCCAGACTACCATAACAAGGAAGCACCTTTTTAGATAACTTGATGCCTCATCTGGTCATCTCCAgaaaattgaacaaaaaattCCTGACCAGAGTATTAGAACCATGACTTGACCTTTTTACATTCTCTTGACAACAATTGCATTCACAAACTGCTCTTTCACATTCTCCTCAGTTTTCTGTTAGAGAAATacgaataaataagaaaaaaagttatCATGCAGCAAGTGCAAAGATAAATTCTCAAAGTTAAAGTGACTACCAACTACCAAGGAATGATGATTCTGTGGGATTTCATCTTTGTTTCTATTGGAAAGAAATCCCCAATAAGGAAATGATATTGAGTTTGTTCCTCTGCATGCTACATGATTCATTGATTCAGCTCAGCTCTATACCCTTAATTTAAACGTAGGCCAGTCTAAAGAAGCTCTCATATATATAAATGtctatatatatttgatatataTAGACATTGAGGAGAGTTGGACTCAAACCTCTAAATTGTGAGGTGTTGATCCTTTCCAACTAAGTTATTCCTTGGGGTAAACTTGACAACTTCTTACTAATTCAAATCATATAGACTAGTAATATAATAACCATTATTAGTAGCACATCTATCGTAGCTTAAATAATAATCAAAAGCTTTAAACTAAGCTTGAATCATTAACACcaagttttaaaaataattCCATACCAGTATGTTTCTCATCAAGCATGAGCGATGCACAAGCCCCAATCTTTCAGAGCATCAAACTTATTCACTTTCTTATCATTAGTGATCAGGCTAAAATAAATGGAAGCCTCAAGATCTTACCCTATCCGAGCTGGTTTAGCTAGAACCTATTCTATATTTCAAATAGTTTTAACTTGAAAAAGAACAGGCCAACATCTGAGCAAATGCGTAATGACCAACTGGGTTTCTACAATTCTACAAAAATCATAGCAAATCAAAACTTGAATAAGCCACAAAATAAGCAAACATGCTTCCAATTGATAAGCCACAACAAATGAAGAGGAAAATGAACTTAAGAAGTTGAAAGAATGATTGAAGAATTTTACCTAAGGAGTGCTTTCAAAGAGATGTCCGAAGCAATTACAAAGTCAACGAAATGTTTCTAAGAAGAGAACCAAAGCAAATCCAAACTTCAGAGACCCCTTTGCAACTGAAACTAAATCTTCCCATGGATTCCACTTGCTATTCGCTATCCCCATTTTCTACTAGCCCATCAATTAAAGATGATAAGACAAGCATATCAGGGTTTAAgtttcaaagaaaatgaaataatccaaaattttaaaaattaaaaagaaataagaaagaaaaaatcactCACAAGGGTATTTCTACAAAGCAGGGATTCCGGCACTGTCAGATATACTTCCACTGCTGGCAATGAAGTGAATCTGTGGAATCAACTAGGCAATGATGGAATACCATTACAGTGGGTGACCTCCACCTGTTTAAAAGAGGTATTTGGTCCACAGTACAAGGATGTCAAACTGTTACAGTAGTGGAGTTTGAGTTCCAACTGTTCCTTACTAGGGAAAAGTCTGGGAAGTCTCCTTAGAATGGGGCAATTTTCAACTGTAAGGTGTTCGAGGGAAGGAAATTCACCATCCTCTGCATCACAAAAATCTTCCAGAACTTGCATAAAATACAATTTCAATGAAgttaacttttgaaatcccttCATACCACCGGTACCCCTGAAGAATTGATAGCTCAATTTCCTCATTCTCCCTGATATGATTTCCAGGTACTCTAATGAAGGAAGCTGTCCTAAAGATGGGAGGGTATAGCTCTGTCCTTTAAGTGTCACAGAGACTAGCTTGTTGTACCCTGATAAATCTGTGGTCATCCAAGTTGGATAGCTGAAACAGGGGAAGCCCATGATTTCAAGCGACTTCAAACCTTTGGGAGGTTGTAAGGCCTTGAGTACCCTTCTACCTAGCTTGTCATATGCCGATAAATCTGTGGTCATCCAAGTTGGATAACTGAAACCGGGCAAGTGCATCATATCAAGAGAGTTCAAAGCTTTGGGAGGTTGTAGGGCTACAATTCTATCATGTATGAGCAAGGAGTCCCATTTTAATTGCAACTGGTCAATTTTCTCCATGTTCATCAAATAGGCATCACCTTCTTTAACATCTTTTGCATTCTGTAGACTCCTAATGGTAAGACATCTTTCAAGATTCATCAATTCTTTTAACTCTCCTATGTTCTCATCTGCCTCTTTTCCCACATCAAAAAAGGGTATTCTTTTGAGGCAAGTTAATTTCCCTAGTCTCTTGGGTCTTCTTTTAGCTTCCCACCACTTGTGCTGCATCTTTAGATATTGAAGGTTGGATAAGTTGGTGATGTGTTTAGGTAACTCAACAAGATCTTTACAACCCACTATATCCAATACCTGCAAATTGTAAAGCATACACATTGATTCAGGTAATGTTTTCAATGTAATGCTACAGATGCTCAAGTATGATAGATGCTTCAGATAGCCAATGGAATACGGCAATGACTGCATCCAGTGACCAACAAGAACCAAAACACGTAAGCATTTGAATTCGAAAAATAGGCCATCAAAGAGATGACTTCCTTGTACATCTGCTCCTACATATTGGAATGTGGACAAACTCTTGAATTTGTAGGACTCCCTTACTACCATATCAAAGTCAACATTAACCAATGAAATATGCCGAACCTTTTCACCAATGTCATATGATCTATCACACGTTCTACGACAAGGCTTGAATAAAGACCGATCCAAcgaataattataattataatattgCAGTCCAatgttttcccttctttccaGTACTTGTTTAGTTTGAACAAATCCTTTCCTATCAAGGAGATGATGACTTCCTTGCACATCTTCTTCTCCTACAAATTGGAAAGTGGGAGATAAACTCTTCAATTTGTAGGTCTTCATTCCCCCTAGATCGAAGTCATCGTTAGCCATTAACGAAATATGCTCATGACCCTTTTCACTGATGTCATATGATCTATTTTGCTCCAATCTAAAACACATTCCCGTTGAAACAGAGCATGCTAAATCATGCATGAGATCATGCATTGCAAAGTTATCAAATATAGGCTGGAAGAAAGACCTATGCAacaaatcatcaaaatattgcAGTCCAATGTCTTCCTTCCTTTCCACTTGTTTAGTTTGAACAAATCCTTCAGCAACCCAAAGTTGAACTAAAGTTCTCTTTCTAAATGTATAACCCTTTGGAAATAAAGAACAATACGCAAAACACTGTTTCAAATGTGGTGGTAGATGATAATAACTCAAACTTAGAGCCGGCAGAATATCATCTTCTTCTATATCCCACATCTCACTTTCCAAAATAGATAGCCATGCTTCCTCATCTACTGCACCATTAAGAAGCCCACCAAGTGTTTTTATTGCCAAAGGTAACCCATCACACTTGTTTACAATTCCATTTCCAATGGCTTCTAAGTTGGGATAAGCATTTGTATTTGGATCAATAAAAGCGCAATCTTTGAACAAGGACCACCCAACTGCCTTGGATAAAGCTTTCAAATTATAAGTGTTAGCTGCATTCATGATGGATGAAACTTTCTTACTGCGACTGGTCACTAAAACTCTACTCCCTCTACTTGCTCCTTTGAATGCAACGCATAACTTATCCCAATCACCAGACCTTTCAGTCCATACATCGTCTAGAACAATCAAAATCCTCTTCCCCTTCAGCTTCTTTTGAACTGCAAGTTGAAGTTGAGGGAAGGATTTCTGATCAGCCCCATAATTTAGAATTTCCTTAGTTATCCTTTCAATGTCAAACGGAACAGACACACAAACCCATGCTTTTTCTTCAAAGTGATTTGTTATGTCTGGATCATTGTAGAGAAGCTGAGCAAGAGTTGTCTTGCCCATCCCCCCCATAGCAACAATGGCAACCACAGAAACACCACCATCCCTTCCATCATCATATTGATCAGACAACAACATTTCTTTTacattcttctcatcttcttcccttccaaACACATGCCTTTCATCAACTATTGAACCCACCATTCTTCTCCCCTCTCTCAATGGAAAAGATTGTATTCTAGTTAGTAATTTGTACTGCTCTTCTTCACAGGGTCCTTGGAAGTAGTGTTTTTCAAGCCTCTTCTCAATGATAGATAGTTTCTCATTAATTTCAGTTATGAAAGGACCAATCTGTTTTCGATATAACTTATCATCCTTATTCAAagcaaaggagagagaaaaaggtaCCTGATTGATGTCTCCTAGTTTGCGAGTTTCTATGAGAAACTCATCAAGCACGTCGTCCAAGTAGTAAGCCTCACTCCTAAGATCTTCAAGGCAGAGTTTCAGAAGCTCATCCTTCATTTGCTTGTTCTCTACCACCTGAAGAATTGCTTTGATTCTCTCCATGGTGCGATAAAGAACCTGCAACTCTCTCTCAACGCCCCATGTTGATCCAAATTTACGTTGCAGTAGAGGATGATCTAATTTATTGATAATCGCCTGCACAGTTGGGGAGACAACGATGTCTGCCCTTTTGAGTCTACTAACCATTCCTTTCAATCTGGAGCACAAACAAACGTAAGAGCAAATGATGCACAAGTTAACAAGAGCATATGTTGTGAAGAACGGAGATAGAAGAAAGGATTCCTATCCTCAGCTCAAGCCCCTAACTACAGGTCAACAACGCAGTTGATTCGGGTTGCAGCCGGCTCGTCGTTTGCCTAGGCAATAGCTTTGGGGTTTTCTAAAACTACCTAGGCCAATTAACGTATGTGACGCTCCAACCAGCCGAACTGGACCTCAGTGACTGGATTTggggccgtttgataatgtaatcagaaacgtgtttctgtgtttttttattctcagaaataaagaaatgacataaataccgtttggtaaaagtgttctgttccacttgtttcttgaaacataaattgaaatttataacaatttatgctccaagaaacatgaatgacgaaacaagttttacttgtttcgctcgtttctcgaaacaaaattGGGGTACAAACAATCGATCGACTACGGACCCTTCTTCATCTCGTTGGTGGAACACCTTTCATCGTCACCCTCTTCATCACTGTCGCTGCTCGGTGCGTCTACAAAGAGCTCTCGAAGACTGTACCGCTCAGACAAGAAACgttcgtctctctctctttggcctTACTTCAACCTCATGGAACGGATGGAATTTGGGCCATTTCCGATCGGGGCCCTTCCCATTGTCGCCATCGATCTGCATCGTAACAGATTGGGATGGACTAGGGAATTGCAGGGAGGGCGGAGGTGGGAGCAAGGGGGAGGAGTTGGGGAGCCCTTTGCTTATGAAACTAAACCTAGTTCAGAGGATGGATTCTTCGTCTCCGGCGCCGATGGGGATCTCAAACTCAGTTCACAAAATAGGTTCTCGATCTTTACATCTGATGGCCTTACGGCTGACTCCGCCATGGCATCCGAGCCTTCCGTAGCCCCT includes the following:
- the LOC122068517 gene encoding putative disease resistance protein RGA3, which encodes MVSRLKRADIVVSPTVQAIINKLDHPLLQRKFGSTWGVERELQVLYRTMERIKAILQVVENKQMKDELLKLCLEDLRSEAYYLDDVLDEFLIETRKLGDINQVPFSLSFALNKDDKLYRKQIGPFITEINEKLSIIEKRLEKHYFQGPCEEEQYKLLTRIQSFPLREGRRMVGSIVDERHVFGREEDEKNVKEMLLSDQYDDGRDGGVSVVAIVAMGGMGKTTLAQLLYNDPDITNHFEEKAWVCVSVPFDIERITKEILNYGADQKSFPQLQLAVQKKLKGKRILIVLDDVWTERSGDWDKLCVAFKGASRGSRVLVTSRSKKVSSIMNAANTYNLKALSKAVGWSLFKDCAFIDPNTNAYPNLEAIGNGIVNKCDGLPLAIKTLGGLLNGAVDEEAWLSILESEMWDIEEDDILPALSLSYYHLPPHLKQCFAYCSLFPKGYTFRKRTLVQLWVAEGFVQTKQVERKEDIGLQYFDDLLHRSFFQPIFDNFAMHDLMHDLACSVSTGMCFRLEQNRSYDISEKGHEHISLMANDDFDLGGMKTYKLKSLSPTFQFVGEEDVQGSHHLLDRKGFVQTKQVLERRENIGLQYYNYNYSLDRSLFKPCRRTCDRSYDIGEKVRHISLVNVDFDMVVRESYKFKSLSTFQYVGADVQGSHLFDGLFFEFKCLRVLVLVGHWMQSLPYSIGYLKHLSYLSICSITLKTLPESMCMLYNLQVLDIVGCKDLVELPKHITNLSNLQYLKMQHKWWEAKRRPKRLGKLTCLKRIPFFDVGKEADENIGELKELMNLERCLTIRSLQNAKDVKEGDAYLMNMEKIDQLQLKWDSLLIHDRIVALQPPKALNSLDMMHLPGFSYPTWMTTDLSAYDKLGRRVLKALQPPKGLKSLEIMGFPCFSYPTWMTTDLSGYNKLVSVTLKGQSYTLPSLGQLPSLEYLEIISGRMRKLSYQFFRGTGGMKGFQKLTSLKLYFMQVLEDFCDAEDGEFPSLEHLTVENCPILRRLPRLFPSKEQLELKLHYCNSLTSLYCGPNTSFKQVEVTHCNGIPSLPS